A genome region from Sphingobium sp. WTD-1 includes the following:
- a CDS encoding type II toxin-antitoxin system RelE/ParE family toxin, with protein MTLPVVWDDEAETALLTILDYIGPRNKTAAERLYAAIRHTADNLPNHPYAHRPGRTPGTREAVVHPNYILIYRVGIEAIEILTLVHARQQYP; from the coding sequence ATGACCCTGCCGGTCGTCTGGGATGACGAGGCCGAAACAGCCCTCCTCACCATCCTCGACTATATCGGCCCGCGCAACAAAACTGCGGCCGAGCGCCTCTATGCCGCCATCCGGCACACTGCCGACAATCTGCCCAACCACCCCTATGCGCATCGCCCAGGCCGCACGCCCGGCACGCGCGAAGCCGTGGTTCACCCCAATTATATCCTCATCTACCGCGTCGGGATCGAGGCGATCGAGATATTGACGCTCGTTCACGCGCGCCAGCAATATCCCTGA